The Moorena producens PAL-8-15-08-1 genomic interval TTGAGCCGATGCCACCGTTGTGCCTCGTAAATGCTTGGGCTTTGGCAGTTGGGGAGTTAACCCAGAAGCTTGAAAGGCATACAATACTTCCCTACCGGATTGGTAGCGATCGCTTGGTTGAGAACTAAGCATCTGATTTAATATCTCAGCTAACTCATCGCTAACCCTAGCCCAGGGACGCCAGTTCCAAGTCAGATTAGTATCATCGACAAGTTCTTCTGGTTCTTTCCCAGTTAGTAGCACTATCGCAGTCACTGCTAGGGAATAGAGGTCACTACTCGGATACACCTGACCTGTCTGAATTTGCTCCCTGGGAGCATAACCGCTTTTGCCAATACTAGTTGTTGGTGTGGGAGTATCTGGCAATTGAAGACGAGTTGCCAGTTCCTGTACCACACCCAAATTAATGAAAACCGGTATACTATCGGTCTCCCGCATGATAATGTTATCGGGTGTGATATCTCGGTGGATAATCCCTTGGCTGTGGATGTAGTCCAAAACTGGCAAGGATTGCTGCAATAGCTGACGCACTTCTGTTTCTGATAAGACTCCCAACTTGGTTGGGCTAGCCATTGGGGGTGATTGGACTTCCCCATCCGGTTCATAAGATAGAGGTTCACTTTGATTGTGAAGGGCTTTCCGTTGTTCTAGGAGGTCACCATAGGTTTTTCCCTCTACGTAGTCTCGAACCAGAAACAGCCGTCCTTCCTCTTCAAAGGTAGCTCGAAACTGAGGAATTTGCGGGTGTTCAATTTTATACAGAATACCTGCTTCTTGTTGAAACAGTTGCCTTGACTTATCTAGATTATTAGTTTCTGTCTGAGGGGGAATAAATTCTTTGAGGGCACAAGGTTCATTGAAGCGCCCTTGATCCTCTACCAGGTAAGTCCGATTGAATTCTCCTTGGTCAAGGACACGGAGCAAATGGTAGCGATTTTGCAGAATAGTTCCAGAGGCAATCGGTGGTTCCATCGGTGGTAGATCAGTTGTTACGGACAATGAGGCCGGAGGAGTATTCTTGAAGTTTAGACTGTATTATGTTGCTTTGGAACTCCACCGATTCATTCCAACCGTTCCGTTGAGCAACAGCGTTGAGCAACAGATAAGTTGCTCAGCATATATATCAGGGCTTACCCAAGACTAGACTCCAAACGGGCTTATGCTGTATAATCTGCTTCGGGATCCTAAAAGTATAGTTATTGCGTAAGTCCTTTAGGAAATAGGGAATAGGAAATAGGGAATAGGAAATAGGGAATAGGAAATAGGGAATAGGAAATAGGGAATAGGAAATAGGGAACAGGTAAAAAATCCTCTGTACCTAATGAATAGGATAACCGCTATATATGTTGTTCTGGTTTATTAGAACATCACGCTTATGTTCATTGCTATCTTATTTTGGTGTAGAACTATCTTAAATAACTACCTTACTTGACTAGATGTACAGTTGTTCGAATTAAGTACAATAGTTAATTTTCGTATTTGAGTAAGAAACTTAAAAACAACTGCTTGAGTTCTCAGGTTCGTGTGATGGTAAGACACTATATATAGTGTCTTTAGTCAACACTTCTGTTAGAGCAACGCTATAAAAATTAATAAAATATTAATCAAATTTAAATAAATAATTATAAAAATTATTATAAAAGGGATATTCTTAGAATGTTAAGATCGCGTTGAAATAAGCTTCGAGGGTTTGCTGTGAGCAGTTCAGTTACTTTAGAGCTTCAACCTCTTCTGCCCCAGATTGCCGCTAACAATCGTTTAAGACTATTTTCTGGTTCGGCAAATGTTTCCCTTTCTCAGGAAGTAGCACGTTATCTAGGCCTCGACTTGGGACCGATGGTACGGAAACGATTTGCTGATGGGGAGCTCTATGTCCAAATTCAAGAATCCATCAGGGGGTGTGATGTTTACCTGATTCAACCGACTTGCTATCCGGTGAATGATTACCTGATGGAGTTACTTATTATGATCGATGCTTGCCGTCGAGCCTCAGCGCGGCAAGTTACTGCTGTGATTCCTTACTATGGTTATGCGCGAGCAGACCGTAAAACGGCGGGGCGTGAGTCCATTACAGCCAAGCTGGTGGCTAACCTGATTACTGGAGCAGGTGCTAATCGGATTTTGGCAATGGATTTGCACTCCGCTCAAATTCAAGGTTATTTCGATATCCCCTGTGACCATGTCTACGGTTCACCAGTATTGCTACAATATCTGGCTTCTAAGCACCTAAGTGATCTAGTAGTAGTTTCGCCGGACGTTGGTGGTGTGGCTAGAGCCAGAGCCTTTGCCAAAAAGCTATATGATGCCCCCCTTGCCATTATTGACAAGCGCAGGCAAGCTCACAATATCGCTGAAGTGATGAATGTGATTGGGGATGTCAAGGGTAAAACTGCGGTGCTAGTCGATGATATGATTGACACTGCTGGCACGATTTGTGAAGCTGGCAAAGTACTGCGTCAAGAAGGGGCTCGTCAAGTCTATGCTTGTGCAACCCATGCCGTGTTTTCGCCACCAGCTATAGAGCGCCTCTCTAGTGGAGTGTTTGAAGAAGTAATTGTTACCAATAGTATTCCACTACCGGACGCCAAACGGTTTCCACAGCTGACAGTGCTTTCAGTGGCTAACTTATTGGGTGAAACCATCTGGCGTATTCATGAAGACTCTTCTGTCAGCAGTATGTTTCGTTAAAAATCCCCCCTGGAGCAGGGGGGATTTTAATTTTAAACGGTTGTGTTGAGTGTTGAGTGTTGACTAGACACAAGCAATGGTTAAGGGTCAACCCATAACGCAACTGGGTATCAGCGAAGATTCAATTTGCCACTAACAATTATTCCTTTGGATAGGAGGTGGGTAAAAACGGGAGAAACGGGATAGAGCGGTGCGACCCCGCGCTTTTTAAAAGCTAAGTGTGAACGCGAACCGTGGGGGAATTTTTATTAATAAAAAGTGCGACCCGTGGCGAATTTAATTCTTAATGGATCAAGCGTACCTTAGGTATTTTTAACCTAAAAAAAACTCTCCCCACCACCCCACCTCCGTTTCACCCGCCCGATTGACCTGCCTGCCGACGAACGGGGAGATTATAAACGGTTGCTTCTGTGTTAGGTATTGAGATTCAAAATGGTCAAAACCTTTTGAATACAGGCTTCCAGCTTCATTTTTGGATTCTGAGTTTTAACGTTTATTTATGCCCACCTAAATGATCTTCTTATATAGAAATTCAAAGAGGCGTGATTTTGATGGGAAAACAAAAATCTTCTGATTTGGTGTCTGTGGACAATAAATACACAGAACTAGCCAAGTATTATGACAACTTCATGACATCTGGCTATTATGACTATCAGGATTATGCCACATCATTGCAGGAAATTTTGGGTGAAAGAAGAAAAATTCTGGATATGGGGCTGGGGACCGGCTTATTAACGGAGCAGATGTTGTTATTGGAGAATTATCATATAACAGGTATTGATTTTTCGCCCGCGATGCTTGCACAAGCAGAAGTAAGACTCAAGGATACTTCGGTTAGGCTCGTATGTGCAGATATTGAGGATTATGAAATCAGCGAGACATTTGAGGCTGTTATTTCGACTGGGGGAGTTCTCAGTATATCGTACAGAGAAAAAGAAAAACAATATCGGCTGTATAGTTATTGCTCTAACAAAGATGCCCAGATCAGATTGCTGAACAAACTGTATGATCTTTTAGATAAGGATGGTATTTTATGTATCTCGATTCAAGGGGAGCATACCAATTATGAAATGCCAATCAAAGATGGGATCGTGTATGCACAAAAAACCAACTTTGGAGAACAATCATTACAGAAGACTTATAAATTTTCAGAAAATGGCAAGATACTTTCTCAACAACAAGTGCGATTACTATTTTTCGATGAAATAGAGTATCTTAGCATGTTCGCAACTGCAGGGTTTTCCTTGGTTGGGCAAGAGCGGACGCAAAAATTCTGCATTTTTCGGAAAAACGAATTGAAAAAAGGGTAAGAATTCAGGTGAGGGCGGATTGACAAAATATTGAAATCCGCGTCTCGCATTTTGTTAAATTAGCCACAGGAAATTATTCCTTGCTCCTGTAGGGACTAACATCTAACTCACCATTAGTTTTAAACACTACTCGGAAATGACCAAGGGGCTTCTGGGGTACTAACCCAGTCCCTTCGCCACCAATGCCAGCTGCTGCTGGCTTGATTAGGCGTTCTAGAGGAGTTTCTTGGGAGTAATCCCAAGACTCTTTATCAATTGCTTCATAATCAGCAATGATACCCTCTTCAGTCACAGCTACTCGATACGTTAAATCTTGAGGATAGCTGGAGGTTTTATTCCAACTATCACCAATTTTCTGAGACACTTTGTCTTTCAAATCATTAATGACAGCGATGTCAGTAATTTCTGGACCTAGGGTAATCTTACCCATATAACCATTCCAAGGACTGATTTCGAGAATCCCTTCGTCTTCCCCTTGTTTAAATAAAACCTGGAACTGAGCAATAGGTTCTTGGGTAGCAATATTGCCTGTAGTTTTGGTGTAAAGCAATTCAGGCAGGGGGGTTTGCTCTGCTCCATCCAAGGGTGTGCCCTTAACAGGTTTGTAGCCTAAAATCGCACCATCTCTGCCAACACTAACCTGATAGTTTAAATTCCCAGCAAACTGTTCCCGGTTCCCCCAAGCTCGAAAAATTCGCTTTTGCAGGCTTCTTTGTATATAGCGCAACTCTGTGGGATCAGTAATTTCTGGTGCAGTTGTGAGCACTTTTTCTAGCTCCTCAATCGAGAGTGGTGTTCCCTTTGGTGTTGGTGTTGGTATTACCTGAGGGTCACTCTCCCCAGTTGAGGTACTGGTTTGATTGGAATTTTCCTCTGTTCGGGCAGGTTCGGGTTCCCGTACTTCTGGAATCGGTACAAAGAAAAATGCGATCGCAGCTAGAGCCAAACTTGCCATGCCCAGTGCAGCGGGTGCAGTACGCTCGGTTACTGGTTTTTCAGCTTGGCGATAGTGCTTAGAAACAGGCTGCAACGAAACGCTAATATCTGGTAGGGTTCGTCCATCAGCCAAAAACTGGTCAATCGCCTCAACCAAGTCAAACAACTGCACTGTGTTCAAATCTACATGGAGACCTTTCCCTGAGTTGGTCATTGCTCCTGAGTTGGGAGTATCTAGCAGTGTCAGTCGATGCACATTTTTGTCCTCGACTTTCTGCAGATGCACCTTAGCTGGTTTCTCAGCATTGGGTTTGGGGTGAGGTACTTTAGACAAAAATTCCTGAGCATAGCGGCTTACACTATCTACCAAGTCCTCAAAAAAATCCCGCCCACCACTGAGGGGTTGTTTCATAGCCCCTAAATGGCATTCCGCATTAGTTAGAGTTGTCAGCAATGGTCGGGGATCTGGCTGTAACCCATCCCCTGTGGTACTATTACTCCAACCCTCCAGGATAAGGGTACAGTTGGGAAGACTGTACTGGCGTCGAATTGTCATCGGCTGTTCCTGCTGAAAAATCCCCTTCAACCTCTTAGACTAGCATTGAGGGAATGGGTAATGGATAATGGGTAATGAATAATGGGTAATTGATAATGGCTAATTGATAAGTCACCTGACTATTACTTGATACTTGATGGCATGTCGATAATCAGCAACAACAAAAACATTCAAGGCAATTCCCCATCAAACAGACTAGTCCATAATCTTTGCCTTCCAGAAGTGCCTGTACAGAACAGAAGCTCACTCAATAGAGAAATTGCGAGTTGATTCAACTTTTCTTCAGAGTTATAGGCAGCGACTTTAGAGCGACGGGGGTTCATCCGGCTGCGAAAATGAGCCTGGAACCTTTCCAAATACTTAGATAGGCGAAAATGTTGTTCTAGAGGTACCTGCTTTTCCA includes:
- a CDS encoding serine/threonine-protein kinase is translated as MEPPIASGTILQNRYHLLRVLDQGEFNRTYLVEDQGRFNEPCALKEFIPPQTETNNLDKSRQLFQQEAGILYKIEHPQIPQFRATFEEEGRLFLVRDYVEGKTYGDLLEQRKALHNQSEPLSYEPDGEVQSPPMASPTKLGVLSETEVRQLLQQSLPVLDYIHSQGIIHRDITPDNIIMRETDSIPVFINLGVVQELATRLQLPDTPTPTTSIGKSGYAPREQIQTGQVYPSSDLYSLAVTAIVLLTGKEPEELVDDTNLTWNWRPWARVSDELAEILNQMLSSQPSDRYQSGREVLYAFQASGLTPQLPKPKHLRGTTVASAQARTPRGARGGEPSEPVMSQARGNSIWNSPWPLLGIATGLAVLAGIGSWVWVGNVNQQDTGKSPSPKVSVSPSPSPSPSASPSASPTPSKPQIYSQRLGLSAGKTLSKSSNLKANHTINYIIQGKQDQTLKAYLSDEGVLMTVLGPDGKPVDNRAQRVRQWQGKFLFTGNYTIQLSPVKGLPDSNYQLGLRLTEAPKQKPEPKPTAEYKIERVNLLQGTKRLQLLGSTSPQKIQRYLVKAKQGQQLKLEVIESDVALSIRYPNGKLVEKASGVQRWQGKLPSSGEYIVDVIAKQERNFAVDISLTD
- a CDS encoding ribose-phosphate pyrophosphokinase; this encodes MSSSVTLELQPLLPQIAANNRLRLFSGSANVSLSQEVARYLGLDLGPMVRKRFADGELYVQIQESIRGCDVYLIQPTCYPVNDYLMELLIMIDACRRASARQVTAVIPYYGYARADRKTAGRESITAKLVANLITGAGANRILAMDLHSAQIQGYFDIPCDHVYGSPVLLQYLASKHLSDLVVVSPDVGGVARARAFAKKLYDAPLAIIDKRRQAHNIAEVMNVIGDVKGKTAVLVDDMIDTAGTICEAGKVLRQEGARQVYACATHAVFSPPAIERLSSGVFEEVIVTNSIPLPDAKRFPQLTVLSVANLLGETIWRIHEDSSVSSMFR
- a CDS encoding class I SAM-dependent DNA methyltransferase encodes the protein MGKQKSSDLVSVDNKYTELAKYYDNFMTSGYYDYQDYATSLQEILGERRKILDMGLGTGLLTEQMLLLENYHITGIDFSPAMLAQAEVRLKDTSVRLVCADIEDYEISETFEAVISTGGVLSISYREKEKQYRLYSYCSNKDAQIRLLNKLYDLLDKDGILCISIQGEHTNYEMPIKDGIVYAQKTNFGEQSLQKTYKFSENGKILSQQQVRLLFFDEIEYLSMFATAGFSLVGQERTQKFCIFRKNELKKG
- a CDS encoding DUF4335 domain-containing protein, with protein sequence MTIRRQYSLPNCTLILEGWSNSTTGDGLQPDPRPLLTTLTNAECHLGAMKQPLSGGRDFFEDLVDSVSRYAQEFLSKVPHPKPNAEKPAKVHLQKVEDKNVHRLTLLDTPNSGAMTNSGKGLHVDLNTVQLFDLVEAIDQFLADGRTLPDISVSLQPVSKHYRQAEKPVTERTAPAALGMASLALAAIAFFFVPIPEVREPEPARTEENSNQTSTSTGESDPQVIPTPTPKGTPLSIEELEKVLTTAPEITDPTELRYIQRSLQKRIFRAWGNREQFAGNLNYQVSVGRDGAILGYKPVKGTPLDGAEQTPLPELLYTKTTGNIATQEPIAQFQVLFKQGEDEGILEISPWNGYMGKITLGPEITDIAVINDLKDKVSQKIGDSWNKTSSYPQDLTYRVAVTEEGIIADYEAIDKESWDYSQETPLERLIKPAAAGIGGEGTGLVPQKPLGHFRVVFKTNGELDVSPYRSKE